The genomic stretch TCCCAGGCCACAAAATTGGCCAACAGGGCCAAGCCCGCGTGCTGGCTCTTTTCCGGATGGAACTGCACGGCGAACAGCTTTCCCCGCGCCACCGCCGCCACGAAGGACTGGCCGTAAACCGTCGTCCCCGCCACCGACTCAGGCGCGGCGGGCTCGCAGTAGTAACTATGGACGAAATAAAAGCGGGTATCTTGGGCAATGCCCTCCCACAAGGGGTGGGGGCGGGTCTGGTGCACTGCGTTCCAGCCCATGTGGGGGACTTTGATGCGCTCCCCGCCGTCGTGACCCGCCGGGCCGGGCTGAAAGCGGCGCACCCGCCCCGCTAGGATCCCGAGACCCGCCGAGCCGCCGTTTTCCTCACTCCAGTCAAACAGGGCCTGCATGCCCACACAGATGCCGAGAAAGGGCCGGGTGGCGGCGCACTCTTTGAGCACCGCATCCAACTCCAGGCGCCGGAGTTCATCGACACAGTCTTTCATCGCCCCCACGCCGGGAAACACCACCCGGGCGGCTTTGGCGATCTCCTGCGGGTCGTAGGTCACCCGCACCGGCGCGCCCTGCCCCACCCGTTCCAGGGCTTTGGCCACGGAGTGCAAATTGCCCATGCCGTAATCAACCACTGCGATGGTGTTCATGCTGCTCGATATCCTGCCCCCCTCTTTGAAAAAGGGAGCCTGGAAGGAACTCTCCAACACACCCCCCGGTGAAAAAGGGGGGCATCGTCACCTCAACCATTCCTACAAGGCACCTTTGGTGGACGGCACGCCGGGCATGCGCCCGTCCCGCTCCACGGCCATGCGCAGGGCCCGGCCGAAGGCCTTGAACACGGTCTCGGCGATGTGGTGGCTGTTACCGCCACGCAAAGCATCCACATGCAACGTCACCCGGGCATGGTTGACCAGGCCCTGAAAGAACTCGCGAAACAAATCCACGTCGAAGTCGCCGATACGGGCCCGGGTGAAGGCCACCTCAAACACCAGGCCGGGCCGGCCGGAGAGGTCGATGACCGCACGTGCGAGGGCTTCGTCCAGGGGCACGTAAGCATGGCCGTAACGGCGAATGCCCGTTTTGTCACCCATGGCCTGGGCCAGGGCCTGCCCCAGGGTGATGCCGATGTCTTCCACCGTGTGGTGGGCGTCGATGTGCAAATCACCCTCCGCCTCGATGTCGAGATCAATCAGCCCGTGGCGGGCGATCTGCTCCAGCATGTGATCCAAAAAAGGCACGCCCGTGGCCAGCCGGCTGGCGCCGCTGCCGTCGAGGTTCACCGCCACGACGATACGTGTTTCCAGGGTGTCGCGCCGCACCGTGGCCTTGCGTTCGCTCATCGCACAGCCTCCCGCAGTTCGTTGTCGGAAGCGGTATCGCCGGCCAGGGCCGCGGCCAGCGCCGCCAGAAAAGCCGAGTTTTCTTCCGGCCGTCCCACGGTCACCCGCAGGCAGTCGGCCAGCAGGGGATGGGCACCGTGCAGACGTTTGATCAGCACGCCCCGGGCTTTGAGGGCTTCAAACAAGGCCGGCGCCCGTCCCGCGGGCCCGCGGAACAGAATGAAATTGGCCTGGCTGGGAAACACCTGCACCCCGGGCAGGGCTGCCAGATCCTTGGCCAGGCGGTCGCGGTCGGCGCGGATGCGGCGGGTCTGCTCTGCCAGAACATCAAAGTGCGCCAGGGCAAAGGCGGCGCTGGCCTGAGTCAGCACATTGATGTTATAGGGCAGACGCAGCTTGTCCAGCTCGTGCAGCCAGGCCGGATCGCCCACCAGATAGCCCAGCCGCAAACCGGCCAGGCCCAGCTTGGACAGGGTGCGCAGCACCAGGAGATTGCCGTAGCGCCCCAGGCGACCGAGGAAACTGGCATCGCAAAAGGGTGTGTAGGCCTCGTCCACCACCACCAGGCCCGGCGCCGCCTTGATGACGGCCTCCATGGCCGCGGCATCGAACAGATTGCCGGTGGGGTTGCTGGGGTAGGCCAGAAACACCACAGCGGGCCGTTCACGCTCTATGGCCTCCAGCAGGGCGGGCAGGTCCAGGCGGAAATCCGCACTGAGGGGCACGCCGGTGAAACGCAGGCCCACGGTGGCACTGATGAGGCGGTACATGGAAAAGGCGGGCTCAGGAGCCAACACGGTGCGGTCCGGCCCCACCACTGCCATCAGAATCATCTGGATCAGTTCGTCGGAGCCGTTGCCCAGCAGCAGTTCCATGTCCTCGGGCAGCGCAAAGGCCCGCCGCAAGCCGGTTTTCAGGGCCCCAGCCTGGGGATCGGGATACCGGTTGAGGGAGACGCCTTTCAAGGTTTCCAACCAGGCGCCCACCAAAGACTCAGGCCAGCCGTAGGGGTTTTCCATAGCGTCCAGTTTAACCAGACCGGCGGCATCGGGCACGTGGTAGGCCTGCAAGCCCCGGATCTCGGGCCGCACCCAGCGGGATATCAATTCCTCAGCCACGGCCGCGCTCCACTTCGACCCGGTATTCCGCCGAGCGGGCGTGGGCGGTGAGCCCCTCGCCCCGCGCCAGCAGGGCGGCGGTCTCGCCCAGGGCCGCCGAACCTTGCGGCGAGCACATGATCAGGCTGGTTCGCTTCTGAAAATCGTACACCCCCAGCGGCGAGGAGAAACGCGCCGTGCGCGAGGTGGGCAGCACGTGATTGGGCCCGGCGCAGTAATCGCCGATGGCCTCCGCCGTGTAGCGGCCCATGAAAACGGCGCCGGCGTTGCGGATCTGTTTCATGAGCTCTTGGGGCTCTTCCACCGACAGCTCCAGGTGCTCGGGCGCAATGTGGTTGGCCACCCGGGCCGCCTCGGCCAGATCCTGCACTTGAATCAGCGCGCCACGGGTGCTCAAGGACTGGCGGATGATGTCGGCCCGCGCCATGGTGGGCAACAGGCGGTTGATGCTGGCCTGCACCTCGTCCAGATAGGCGCCGTCAGGACTGAGCAAAATGGACTGGGCGTCTTCATCGTGTTCCGCCTGGGAGAACAAATCCATGGCGATCCAGTCCGGCGACGTGCGGCCGTCACAGATGACCAGGATTTCCGAGGGACCGGCGATCATGTCTATGCCCACGGCGCCGAACACCATGCGCTTGGCAGTGGCCACATAGATGTTGCCGGGACCGACGATCTTGTCCACCTGGGGCACGGTCTCGGTGCCGTATGCCAGCGCCGCCACCGCCTGGGCACCGCCAAGCGCGAAGACCCGGTCCACCCCCGACAGGGCAGCGGCGGCCAGCACCAGGGCGTTGGTCTCGCCCCGGGGCGTGGGCACCACCATCACCACTTCCGGCACCCCAGCCACCTTGGCGGGAATGGCGTTCATGATGACAGAGGAGGGATAGGCCGCCTTGCCGCCGGGCACGTACAAGCCCACCCGGTCCAGCGCCGTGACCTGCTGGCCCAGCACGGTGCCGTCGGCTTCGGTGTAGGTCCAGGTGGCCTGCTTTTGGTGCTCGTGATAGGCGCGCACCCGTGCCACGGCGGTATCCAGCGCGGCGCGGGTGTCGGCCGGGATGTGCGCCAGCGCCTCTTGCAAGCTGGCGGCAGGGATTTCCAGCTCCGCCACGCTGGCGGCCTCCAGCCGGTCAAAGCGGCGGGTGTAGTCCAGCACCGCCGCATCACCCCGGCGGCGCACCTCGTCCACGATGGCCTTGACGGTGCCGTACACCGCTTCGTCAGAGACCGACTCCCAGGCCAGCAAGGCGTCCAGGGCCGGCCAGAAGTCAGTGGCGGCGCTGCTCAGTCGTTGGATGTCTGTCATCGTACTCGCCCCGTTCAAACTGATTGGTTCCGTTCCACCGCCTGCGCCAGGCGCCCCATCAGGGCCGTCACCGCGGCGTGCTGCATTTTCATGGCCGCCTTGTTGACGATCAGGCGG from Gammaproteobacteria bacterium encodes the following:
- the hisH gene encoding imidazole glycerol phosphate synthase subunit HisH; the protein is MNTIAVVDYGMGNLHSVAKALERVGQGAPVRVTYDPQEIAKAARVVFPGVGAMKDCVDELRRLELDAVLKECAATRPFLGICVGMQALFDWSEENGGSAGLGILAGRVRRFQPGPAGHDGGERIKVPHMGWNAVHQTRPHPLWEGIAQDTRFYFVHSYYCEPAAPESVAGTTVYGQSFVAAVARGKLFAVQFHPEKSQHAGLALLANFVAWDGSV
- the hisB gene encoding imidazoleglycerol-phosphate dehydratase HisB, which gives rise to MSERKATVRRDTLETRIVVAVNLDGSGASRLATGVPFLDHMLEQIARHGLIDLDIEAEGDLHIDAHHTVEDIGITLGQALAQAMGDKTGIRRYGHAYVPLDEALARAVIDLSGRPGLVFEVAFTRARIGDFDVDLFREFFQGLVNHARVTLHVDALRGGNSHHIAETVFKAFGRALRMAVERDGRMPGVPSTKGAL
- a CDS encoding histidinol-phosphate transaminase, which encodes MAEELISRWVRPEIRGLQAYHVPDAAGLVKLDAMENPYGWPESLVGAWLETLKGVSLNRYPDPQAGALKTGLRRAFALPEDMELLLGNGSDELIQMILMAVVGPDRTVLAPEPAFSMYRLISATVGLRFTGVPLSADFRLDLPALLEAIERERPAVVFLAYPSNPTGNLFDAAAMEAVIKAAPGLVVVDEAYTPFCDASFLGRLGRYGNLLVLRTLSKLGLAGLRLGYLVGDPAWLHELDKLRLPYNINVLTQASAAFALAHFDVLAEQTRRIRADRDRLAKDLAALPGVQVFPSQANFILFRGPAGRAPALFEALKARGVLIKRLHGAHPLLADCLRVTVGRPEENSAFLAALAAALAGDTASDNELREAVR
- the hisD gene encoding histidinol dehydrogenase; its protein translation is MTDIQRLSSAATDFWPALDALLAWESVSDEAVYGTVKAIVDEVRRRGDAAVLDYTRRFDRLEAASVAELEIPAASLQEALAHIPADTRAALDTAVARVRAYHEHQKQATWTYTEADGTVLGQQVTALDRVGLYVPGGKAAYPSSVIMNAIPAKVAGVPEVVMVVPTPRGETNALVLAAAALSGVDRVFALGGAQAVAALAYGTETVPQVDKIVGPGNIYVATAKRMVFGAVGIDMIAGPSEILVICDGRTSPDWIAMDLFSQAEHDEDAQSILLSPDGAYLDEVQASINRLLPTMARADIIRQSLSTRGALIQVQDLAEAARVANHIAPEHLELSVEEPQELMKQIRNAGAVFMGRYTAEAIGDYCAGPNHVLPTSRTARFSSPLGVYDFQKRTSLIMCSPQGSAALGETAALLARGEGLTAHARSAEYRVEVERGRG